The [Clostridium] celerecrescens 18A genomic sequence TGTGTGATTTTATCAGAAATGTCTTCAAACACCACTTCTCCTAATTTATGTTCCAGCATCCACTGATAATCCTTTTCTTTATTGGACGCATTCACAACGATAAAGTACTCCTCTTCTTTTTTCTTATAAACAATCAGATCATCCACCGTTCCCCCGTGCTCATTGCACATGGGACTGTATCTTGCCTGTCCGATCTCCATATCGGTAAAATCATTGGTCAGCAGCTGATTAAGATTTTCAAGTGCATCTTTCCCCTTACAAATGATCTCTCCCATGTGAGAGACATCAAATAGCCCTGCCCTTGTTCTTACTGCCATATGCTCCTTTATGATCCCCTCTTCATACTGGATGGGAAGAAGATACCCGGCAAAAGGGACCATCTTGCCGTGATACTTAAGATGCATTTCATAAAGCGGTGTTTTAAGTTCCATGTTTTAATCCTCCTTAAATAATTTATATGATAATATAGGAACATCATCCGTTTATATGCACAAAAAAAGGCAGAAAGAAATATTCCTATAGGATATTCCTGTCTGCCTCTGTCCTTTTACCTGAAAGATTAACTTCGTCGGTACATAAATGTTCTCCAGAGTTACGTCCGAATCCGATCCTTTTGCCTGAGAGTTTCTGCCTTCCCCTTCGGCGGCACAGGTTTGTGCTCTCTCTCTGATTCATCATCCGTTATTTATTATTGATATTATCAGAGTATTTTAGCACTGTCAATCATTTTTTACATGACCTTTTAGAATGATTCTGACAACTATGATGCTGTCTTTCATGGCACCCCCAAACAATCTCTGAAATCATCCTTTTTGTTAAAATCATAACAAGGAAAATGGTGCGCTCGATGTTATTGCAGCACAAGAAATGATCATAGATGGAATGTAAATTAAAGGTATCATGTGTTATACTACTAATGTCTATTTGTAGGAAACGTGTAGTATAATCTGTTCCCATCTAAAGTCTATGGACTTTGGAGAACCTATCGATTACCATTGGATTAAAATGAAAACCCCTTAAAGGAGGAAAAATAGGCATGCAGCTGCTTGAACTCGTTTTAATGCTTATTATTTATGATATTTATTTTTTTAGCTATTTCAAAAATATGTTTCCGGTCAAAAGAAACCATTTGCTTTTTTATGCGGCTGCAGTTTTCATCAATATCAGCATTACTTTACCGGCCTATCTGTTTCTGGATCATCGGGTCGCTGTCTTTTTTATAATGGGTTCGATTATGCTAGACATTATTCTGCTGTTTCGTGTAAACCGGGTACAGATTATTTTTGCCGGCAGCGTCTACATGTATTCTATCTATAGCAGCAGAGGAATTATCTGTTCGATCTATTCGATGGTTCTGCATACCAGCATCCAGGATGTCCTGCAGAATGATAAATATTATAATGCGGTAACAGCATTATCCGTATTACTATCTATACTGAGCATCACGTTTGTCCGTAAGAAAATCGTTCCGGATAACAAGGCAAGGTATGCGTTTACTAACAATGAGCAGCTTGGTTTTACCGTCGTCTGCCTGATCAGCCAATTGTTTTTTCTTATGTTTATTAACGATGGGCGCTTTTATAATGAAATCAAATCTACCTGGTATTCTGCTTTATATTTTGGAGCCAGCATTATAAGTAAACTATGTATGCAATTTGTTTTTCACCATACTGCCAAGGTGGTAGAATTACTTGAATACGAGCTGCATACACGCAAGCTGCAGGAGCAGCTGTCCAGTCAAGTGCGGCATTATCAATCGTACCGCAAGTTTACGGAAAGCTACCGCAAATTCCGCCATGATTATAAGAACATGATGACTTCCGTTAAAGTCTTAATGAACAACAATGAATATGAGAAAGCGGCACGTATGCTGGATGATATCCATGACACGATGCAAAGGGAGGTACTTATTCATAAAACTTATTCTGATAATATTCTGTTGGATGCTATCCTGCAGGACGCTGCCAATGCCTGCGGAGAAAAGAGCATCCGTTTTTCAGCACACGCACTTCTTCCTAAAGATGTACGGATGTCGGAGCTGGACATTGTCCGTATTTTTTCAAACACAATCGATAATGCCATAGAAGCCTGCAGTAAAATATCAGATGAAGAACGCTTTATTGAAATTGCAGGCGCCGGAACTCGGGAGTGGGCAACAATTGAGATAGCTAATTCTTTTAACGGCGAATTGTCCCTATCAGGAGGCCATCTGACAACTACAAAAGTAGATAAGGAGATTCACGGATTTGGACTGCATATCATAAAGGAAGCGGTTGAAGGCCTTGGAGGTCTGGTAATAATAGATCCGGATCAGGAAAAAAGAATATTTAAAATCAGGATCTGTATCCCCAGAAGCTCATAATTGGGGATTTGCTTATCGGCCGTCTCTAATCCGCGAATATTTGGAGTTTTTATTATTGTACATAGAACTGTCAGCGGCGGCGACTGCAGCCTCCACACTATCAAACATGGTAAAATCGACGATTCCATAACTAAAGGATAATGAGTGGCCGGTATCGTTCCCGGACTTTGCTTTTAAGTCTTCCTGTATCTCACGAATTACTGCATCAGCATTCATAACATCGCATGCAAGCAGAACAAGAAATTCATCCCCACCCCACCGGCAAACCATATCCTCTTTGCGGATGCGCCTGGAAATGGCACGGGCAACCGTGTTAATTGCCTCATCACCCACAGCATGCCCGTAAATGTCATTTATAGGCTTTAAACCATCCATATCAATAAAGCATAAAGACGCAGCAGGTTTCGTCAACTGAATCGCACCGTGCGTCTTATGCAGCATCTTGACACCCCATTCTCGGTTAGATACGCCGGTCAGAACATCCGTCGAAGCAAAATAGTGCAATTGCTCCTCATACTTTTTCCTCAGGGTAATATCGATCGCTACTTCAAAATGAGCCAAAGTACCGTCTACCCAGCGGATGACAGAATCTTTGACCCAGTACCAGTTGCCGGTGATTGTATTCTGATGCTCATATTCTTTCACTCCCTTATCAGGAGCACAGCCGTTGTATTGAAGCTTAGGAATCGGACAAAAAGGGCAAGGACCATTCATACCCTTTTGCAGCACCTCCCAGCATTTTCTGCCCAACAGTCCTTCCGATTTAACACCCAGTTGTTCGGAAAGGGTCCTGTTGACAAATTTAAGTTCAAAGGTTTCCATATCATTTACATAGATGATAGAGTCAATATTGTCGCTGATCGTCTGCAGTACCTCATAGCTGCGGATAATCTCAGTTTCCTCGTTGCGCCTGATAATTAATGAGGATATGACACTGCCTACCCCTTTTAAAAACATCAGCTCTTTGTAGCTCCATAGCCGTGTTTTAACGCAGTCGTCATAGCCGATAAATCCTATCGACATATCCTGTTGGAATAACGGCAGTATAGCAAGCGCTTTGATTCCCTGCGGCTCCAGTATGGCCCTGTCCTTTTCAGTAAGCGTACTTACATCATCGGAAACATACAGGCCAGAGGGGTCTACTATGATATCATAGCTATAGTCATCTTTGCATAGGTTTTGTAAATCCTGTATCGCAGGTTCTACGCCCGGTGCGCACCACTCATAGGTATTGCGTGTGTAATTATTAAAAAGATCCTCAAAAATATACACACGGCTGACACCAATATATTCACCCACTCGGGATAGAATCATCTGCACAGCCTGATTTATATCCGTGGAGTGGTAAGATGTATTCAAAACATAGGCTAAAATATCATTATATTCATTCGACAAATCACAGTCTGATTCGTCATAATATATGTATATTATGATATATTTCGACTCTTCAAGGTTTGCAATGTTTGCGGCAATTTTTACGGGAATAACTCCCGCTTCAGGTGACATCAGTTTTAATGAGTACTGGCTAAGAGAGCTGGCATGTTCGAGCGTCTGCCGGATATTATCCTGATCCCCTTCATTCTGAAAACGCATTAATTGGCGGAGAGGAATATGTAAGGAGGAATCTGCGTCAGGTTTATCCAAAATGATTGACGGGTTAAGAAGCAGATATGCTTCCCGGTTGGCAAAGGATACCATCATATCATCTCCGTCCTCACATACAATGACAGGGATATTTATATCTTTATAAATATTTTCAAAAATAAACTTGTTCAACTTTAACTCCATTCCGCCGCTGCGCATGCGGCACCATAAATCTGGAATAAGCCTTTATAGCATATCTTATATTGTTAATTTAGCTTTAACCTTGATACACAATAAATACATTTTATTATCAGTATATAACAACGAAAGCCAGCTTTGTCTTTTCATGTACTTAATTTGTTTTTTTATGTTCTGAATTTATATTTTGCCACCCTGAAAAGTTTTCGTAATAAAAAGGCGCTCAAACAGAACCAGTATCCGTTCAAGCACCCTAATATTTTGTTGAATAGTGTTTTACTTCTTTGCAGCTTCCTTCTGCAAGCCGCCGTTACCATATCTCTGTACCTTATTCATAGTCTTCCGCTCTGGCATTAGGTAAGATTATTAATGTATCGAATCCCTATTCTTTTTTTGTTACAATAACTTAAATTCTGAAAGGAGAAAAACTATGTATTGTAACAATTGCAATTTTATATTACAATTTAAATAGTACACTGTACAATTTTAAAAATCAGGGAGGCATAGCCATGGATTCACCGATCAACCGGTATGATAAATATATCTATTCAAAAGACCGTATCGTACTAACGCAGCAGGAACTGAACCTGCCGGGTATACGACTGTTTGCCATGCACAATATCCACAATACGATCTTTCCTCTTATCCCCCATTATCATGAGAATGCATTTGAATTTACCTTTATATCCAAGGGAAGCATTTCCTTTCATATGCAGGAATCTGAATGTGAAGTATCCGGTGGAAATATCTTTATTTCTTTTCCTGGTGAAGTCCACGGCACAAGAGAAATTCCCATTTCCCTGAATGAGCAGTACCGGCTCCAGGTCGATATCAGCGATCCGAAGAACCTGTTATTTTTAAATGAGGAAACTGCAAAACAACTGATCCAAGATTTAAAAAGTATAAAGAGACATATCATATCCACGGATATCAAGGAAACCCGTCCCCTGCTTGATAAAGCCTTTGAGCTGGCCCTGTCCGAAGGAAGCCACTTACTGATTGCCGGATATCTGATTATATTCTTCCAGTTAATGATCGCGGCCTCCAAAGAGGACAGATATTATCTGACTCATGATATCGAAGCAGCAGTCCGGTTTGTGGATGATCACGTCACGGAAGAATTATCATTGCATACCCTGGCTGGAATCTGTAATCTGTCCGTTTCACAGTTTAAACAGAAATTCAAGCGGATCGTAGGCATCTCTCCGCGGAATTATATCAATAAGAAAAAAATTAACTTTTCAAAAATGCTGCTTCTCAAGGATATCCCTGTAACAGAGGTGGCTATGCAGTTGAATTTTAATACCAGCAGCTATTTCTCTACTGTTTTTAAAAAATATACAACAATGACTCCCAGCGAATACATACAAGCAGAACTTGGTGATAAGGAAACTGAATAGCGTATTGAGAAGATACTGTTATTTCCTTATTGGAATGTCAGTCTTATAGTGTCTTCCCCATCTGACTCATAACCATTTCATAATACCGGCCTTGCTCGTTCATCAGGCTTTGGTGATTTCCATTTTCCAGGATCTGCCCGTCCCCAATTACCATGATGTGGTCCGCATCGCGGATTGTTGAAAGACGATGGGCTATCAAAAAGCTGGTCCGGTTCTGCATGAGACTGACCAAAGCCTTTTGTATCTCTTTCTCTGTCTTGGTATCAACACTGCTTGTTGCTTCATCAAGGATCAAAATAGGGCTGTCACAAAGAACTGCTCTTGCAATGGATATCAGCTGTCTCTGTCCCTGGCTTAAATTATCGGTAGCTGCAGAGACTTTCGTCGCATAACCTTTTGGAAGTTTATCAATAAAATCGTGGGCATGGGCGATTTTCGCCGCTTGGATCACTTCTTCCTCCGTGGCATCATTCTTAGAGTAACGGATATTGTCCATGATCGTTCCACTGAAGAGACTGGTATCCTGAAGCACAACGGAAAAGCATCTTCTTAAACTGTTCCGCTTGATATGGGTGACCGGTACCTTGTCAATCATGATTTCACCGCTGTCCGCATCATAAAATCTTGTTAACAGATTTACAATCGTCGTTTTACCAGCACCGGTTTCTCCGACTAATGCAATGACCTTCCCTGGATATACGTGAAAACTTACGTTTTTTAGAATCGGCTTTGTTTTATCATAAGAAAAGCACACATTATGAAAGGAAACTTCTCCGGCTGGATGTTGGATCTCTACCGCATCCATATGATCTTCGGTTTCCTCCTCATAATCCAATATTTCGAAAACCCGCTCGGCTCCGGCCAGTGCTGATTGTATTGTATTAAACATTCCTGCCACCGAATTCAGAGGGTGTGCAAACTGCTTTGAATAACTTAAAAAGCTCACTACCGTACCTACTTTCAGGCCATAGCTAACTGATAAGATACCACCTAAGATCGCAACAACAGCAAATACAAAATTATTGATGACATTCATTAACGGCATCATATAACCTGACCAGACCTGGGCTTTACTGCTGCTTTCACATAATCGCTCATTGATCTCTTTAAACTGCTGAATGGCATCTTCCTGTCTGTCAAAGGCTTTCACCATTTTTAAACCAAGAATATTCTCTTCGATGACACCGTTTAGTGCTCCAAGACTTCTCTGCTGTGTTAAAAAGTAATCACGGCTTTTGGTGGCAATCGTTTTTGTTAATAAAGAAACCAGCGGCACGCACAGCAAAACCATAAAGGTAAGCGGCAGGTTCAAATGGATCATGACAGCCAGAGAACCCACTAGGGTTAAGATGCTGGAGATCAGCTGTGTCGTTGTCTGTGCTATGGTAGAACTGATATTATCCACATCATTTGTAATTCTGCTCATGGTATCCCCATGAGACCGAGTATCATAAAATTCAAGGGGAAGCTTCTGCATTTTCCCAAAAAATTCAGTACGAAGCGTAAAAACCAGCTTCTGGGAGATCCGCAGCATCATGATTCCATTAATTAAATTAAGCAGCCAGTTGATCAGATAGAAACTTAATATGAGGATAAGCAGCGAAACCAGCTTGGCGGTGTCCACACTCCTATTCGTAATATCAAAGGTATTGAAGGTCTTACCCACACAATATGGAATCGCTACTGATATCAAGGAAGAGAGGATGGTCAGCAGGATTGCCGCAAATATGGTCTTCCCCCACCGCATATAGATTTTAACAATCCGAAGCAGAGTTCCTTTTGCATTCTTGGGTTTTGCAGTCGGGGCAAAACGATTTCTTCCGCCTCCCGGACGCTGACTCATCGTCGGTATTTTGGGCTGTTGCTGACTGTATTTTTCTGCCATACGTTATGCCTCCCTACCGCTTTCAATCTGTGTGTGATAGATATCCTGGTAGATTTCACAGGACTCCATTAATTCTTCATGGGCACCAAATCCCACCTTCCGTCCATTCTCCATAACCAGAATTTTATCTGCGGACATGGCAGTTCCGCAGCGCTGTGTAATCATAATCACAGTCTGTTTAAACTCTTTATCTTTAAGACCTTCCCGTACCTTTGCCTCGGTAACGGCATCAAGCGCACTGGTCGCGTCATCTAAAATCAGTATAGAAGCTTTTTTCAGGATCCCCCTGGCAATGGAAAGACGCTGTTTCTGCCCCCCAGATAAATTAACTCCGCCGCTTCCTAGAATACTGTCATAGCCATCAGGCATCTGCATGATAAAGTCAGCCTGTGCTTTATCAGCTGCCTGCCGTAACTCATCAGTGGCGGCGTGTTTATCCCCCCATCTGAGATTATCCGCTACTGATCCCGAAAACAGCATTGGTTTCTGCGGAACCACCGCTACATTACTCCGGACTTCATCAGCACCCAGCATTTTAATCTCGTAATCATCCAGAATTATTTTTCCGCTGTCCGCATCATAAAAACGAAGCAGAAGCCAGGTAATTGTTGATTTTCCGCTCCCGGTGGAGCCGATAATCGCAAGGCTTTCCCCGCTGTTTACGGAGAAGGAAAGATCTTTGATTGCCGGAACCCCGCTGCCGTTTGGATAGGCAAAGGTAACATTTTCAAAGGTGATCTTCCCACTCAGCTTTCTATTTTCATAACTCCTGAAACAATCTTCTTCACAGTCAAATACTTCACCGATCCGGGCTGTAGAAGCTTTGGTACGGACGAACATGGTAAATACATTCGTTATCATAATCAGAGAGGAAAGTATCTGTGCCATATAGATTGTAAAAGCCGTAATATCTCCTGTATTAGCAAGGTCCATTGTAAATAGTCTGCTGCCGATATAAATCACAACAGACGTTCCGATTCCCACAGCCAATGTTAAAAGAGGTGAGATAACTGTAATGACCATTTGAGAGGAGATACCCTTCTGCATCAAATTCCGGTTGGCCTCTTCAAATTTATCTTTTTCCTTTCCAAAAGTACCAAACGCTTTGACGAGCCGCACACCGATCAAATATTCCTGTACCTTAGAATTAATCTGATCCATAGCCTTTTGCAGCTGGTAGAATCTTGGATAGCTGAGTTTCATGCTAAAATAAATTAATATGGTAACGACAGCTACAACCCCATATATGATGAGACTGAGCCGGATATTGAGCAGGCTTGCCAGCACCATGCTGCCGATACAGACAACAGGTGCCTTAAGGAAGATACGCATCATTCCATTTACAAATTGTATGATTTGAGAAGTATCATTCGTCATCCTGGTTATGAGCGAACCGCTTTCAACCTTATCCGCACTTACTTCGGAAAAAGACATGATTTTCTCAAATAAGTCTTCCCGTAAATCCGCTCCCATTCTTTGAGAAACGTGGCTCGCCAAAATATTTCGCGCAACGGCAAAGCATGCGCCTATCAAAGTTACAATGAGCATCAGCATGCCCCAGTAATAAACCTTTTTCAGAGAGCCTTTTTCAATTCCGCTGTTTACGATATGTGACATCAGCGTAGGTCCAAGCAAATCACAGACCGCTTCCAGTGTCACGCACAAAACGGCTATGAAAAACGGCTTTTTATATCTTCTGAAATATTTGCTATAAAGTTTCATTACTCTCCTCTGCTTCCAATATGATCTTATTCCTGAAATCTCTGCCAAATGTGTTAAAATACAGTATATCACTCAAGATGCAGAAAGTTAATATTTTCTGAGGATTCTTTTGTAGTCAATCGGATATTTGTCTGCTTTTTTAATTTACTAAATATTTCCATCATATTTTTTTTAATTATGCTCATAATAACATTGTGTTCAAAAACACATCATTATAGACGGAGGTGTCAAGCTATGGATGGCAATGCGGAAATAACAGTTTAGCTGTTAGCGAAGTGTTGTTAACAGCTTAACCCTATGTACGAAAAATGCCCCAAAATTTTATTTTGGGGCATTTTTCATGTTATTATTCTGCAGATAGAAAAATACGCCCTGGGCCAAACTGGCCTCAGGACGTTTCAATAAGAACTTAATCTATTGTATTCCTCTTATTTACAAATGCTGCTAATACGCTCCGGAGTTATTTCACCGTAATACTTTTCCATAATCTGACCATCTTTGATCCAGACAAAACAGGGAGTACTCTCAACATCAAGCCGTTTTGCAATGCCATCTGATTTATAAACGTCGATGCAGGATACCCGGATGTCGCTATGATCCTGTTCAAACTCTTTGAAAACCGGCAGCAGTTCTCTTGCATGGGGATCGATTGCATTATAAATGAATGCCAGAGAAGATTTTCCTTCATTCATAATCTGCTTTTCAAATATCTCACTTTCTGAAACATACTTTTCTGCACCGTATCCGGCAACGGCACCGTCTCCCACCGCTGTTGCAACCTGCTTTAAGTATTTGTCACGTACATCTCCCACTGCAAATACTCCGGGGATGTTTGTTTCCATCCGTTCATTTGTTATCAGATATCCGCCTCGGTTCATGTCCAGAATGTCACGGAATATTTCTGTATTTGGCAGATAGCCGATAAACAGAAAACAGCTGTCCACATGTACAGGAACCCTTTCCTCTGTTTTTACATTTTTTAATACAACTGTGTTCAGCCTTTCGTCTCCTTCAAAACTGTCCACAACCGTATTCCAGATAAATTCCATTTTCGGATTTGCAAGAGCCTGAGCCTTTGCAATCTCGTTGCAGTCCATTTTGCCATTCTCATGCATGACTGATACCATAACTTTATCTGCAAACTTAGTCAAAAATATCCCTTCTTCAATGGCTGCGTCACCGCTTCCGATGACCATAACGGTCTTTCCGGTGTTTGCCGCTGCGTCACAGGTGGCACAGAAAGAGATTCCTTTGTCATAAAGATATAAATCCTCATTTTTGGCACCGGTCAAACGTGGCTTGCCGCCGCTTCCGACAATTACAACCTTTGCCTGGTAAATGGTACGAAATGTCTCTACCTGCTTGATATCTCCTTCCAGAGATACGGATTTTACATCAGTTAATTTAAACTCCACACCGAACTTTTTGGCCTGTTTATGAAATAATTCCATCAGTCCAAGGCCTGTCGCCCCATCCGGAAAACCGGGATAG encodes the following:
- a CDS encoding sensor histidine kinase: MQLLELVLMLIIYDIYFFSYFKNMFPVKRNHLLFYAAAVFINISITLPAYLFLDHRVAVFFIMGSIMLDIILLFRVNRVQIIFAGSVYMYSIYSSRGIICSIYSMVLHTSIQDVLQNDKYYNAVTALSVLLSILSITFVRKKIVPDNKARYAFTNNEQLGFTVVCLISQLFFLMFINDGRFYNEIKSTWYSALYFGASIISKLCMQFVFHHTAKVVELLEYELHTRKLQEQLSSQVRHYQSYRKFTESYRKFRHDYKNMMTSVKVLMNNNEYEKAARMLDDIHDTMQREVLIHKTYSDNILLDAILQDAANACGEKSIRFSAHALLPKDVRMSELDIVRIFSNTIDNAIEACSKISDEERFIEIAGAGTREWATIEIANSFNGELSLSGGHLTTTKVDKEIHGFGLHIIKEAVEGLGGLVIIDPDQEKRIFKIRICIPRSS
- a CDS encoding diguanylate cyclase; this translates as MNKFIFENIYKDINIPVIVCEDGDDMMVSFANREAYLLLNPSIILDKPDADSSLHIPLRQLMRFQNEGDQDNIRQTLEHASSLSQYSLKLMSPEAGVIPVKIAANIANLEESKYIIIYIYYDESDCDLSNEYNDILAYVLNTSYHSTDINQAVQMILSRVGEYIGVSRVYIFEDLFNNYTRNTYEWCAPGVEPAIQDLQNLCKDDYSYDIIVDPSGLYVSDDVSTLTEKDRAILEPQGIKALAILPLFQQDMSIGFIGYDDCVKTRLWSYKELMFLKGVGSVISSLIIRRNEETEIIRSYEVLQTISDNIDSIIYVNDMETFELKFVNRTLSEQLGVKSEGLLGRKCWEVLQKGMNGPCPFCPIPKLQYNGCAPDKGVKEYEHQNTITGNWYWVKDSVIRWVDGTLAHFEVAIDITLRKKYEEQLHYFASTDVLTGVSNREWGVKMLHKTHGAIQLTKPAASLCFIDMDGLKPINDIYGHAVGDEAINTVARAISRRIRKEDMVCRWGGDEFLVLLACDVMNADAVIREIQEDLKAKSGNDTGHSLSFSYGIVDFTMFDSVEAAVAAADSSMYNNKNSKYSRIRDGR
- a CDS encoding helix-turn-helix transcriptional regulator; its protein translation is MDSPINRYDKYIYSKDRIVLTQQELNLPGIRLFAMHNIHNTIFPLIPHYHENAFEFTFISKGSISFHMQESECEVSGGNIFISFPGEVHGTREIPISLNEQYRLQVDISDPKNLLFLNEETAKQLIQDLKSIKRHIISTDIKETRPLLDKAFELALSEGSHLLIAGYLIIFFQLMIAASKEDRYYLTHDIEAAVRFVDDHVTEELSLHTLAGICNLSVSQFKQKFKRIVGISPRNYINKKKINFSKMLLLKDIPVTEVAMQLNFNTSSYFSTVFKKYTTMTPSEYIQAELGDKETE
- a CDS encoding ABC transporter ATP-binding protein, whose product is MAEKYSQQQPKIPTMSQRPGGGRNRFAPTAKPKNAKGTLLRIVKIYMRWGKTIFAAILLTILSSLISVAIPYCVGKTFNTFDITNRSVDTAKLVSLLILILSFYLINWLLNLINGIMMLRISQKLVFTLRTEFFGKMQKLPLEFYDTRSHGDTMSRITNDVDNISSTIAQTTTQLISSILTLVGSLAVMIHLNLPLTFMVLLCVPLVSLLTKTIATKSRDYFLTQQRSLGALNGVIEENILGLKMVKAFDRQEDAIQQFKEINERLCESSSKAQVWSGYMMPLMNVINNFVFAVVAILGGILSVSYGLKVGTVVSFLSYSKQFAHPLNSVAGMFNTIQSALAGAERVFEILDYEEETEDHMDAVEIQHPAGEVSFHNVCFSYDKTKPILKNVSFHVYPGKVIALVGETGAGKTTIVNLLTRFYDADSGEIMIDKVPVTHIKRNSLRRCFSVVLQDTSLFSGTIMDNIRYSKNDATEEEVIQAAKIAHAHDFIDKLPKGYATKVSAATDNLSQGQRQLISIARAVLCDSPILILDEATSSVDTKTEKEIQKALVSLMQNRTSFLIAHRLSTIRDADHIMVIGDGQILENGNHQSLMNEQGRYYEMVMSQMGKTL
- a CDS encoding ABC transporter ATP-binding protein, coding for MKLYSKYFRRYKKPFFIAVLCVTLEAVCDLLGPTLMSHIVNSGIEKGSLKKVYYWGMLMLIVTLIGACFAVARNILASHVSQRMGADLREDLFEKIMSFSEVSADKVESGSLITRMTNDTSQIIQFVNGMMRIFLKAPVVCIGSMVLASLLNIRLSLIIYGVVAVVTILIYFSMKLSYPRFYQLQKAMDQINSKVQEYLIGVRLVKAFGTFGKEKDKFEEANRNLMQKGISSQMVITVISPLLTLAVGIGTSVVIYIGSRLFTMDLANTGDITAFTIYMAQILSSLIMITNVFTMFVRTKASTARIGEVFDCEEDCFRSYENRKLSGKITFENVTFAYPNGSGVPAIKDLSFSVNSGESLAIIGSTGSGKSTITWLLLRFYDADSGKIILDDYEIKMLGADEVRSNVAVVPQKPMLFSGSVADNLRWGDKHAATDELRQAADKAQADFIMQMPDGYDSILGSGGVNLSGGQKQRLSIARGILKKASILILDDATSALDAVTEAKVREGLKDKEFKQTVIMITQRCGTAMSADKILVMENGRKVGFGAHEELMESCEIYQDIYHTQIESGREA
- a CDS encoding FAD-dependent oxidoreductase, whose translation is MTKKTESYDVVIIGGGAAGLTAGIYCGRAKLKTLIIEKTLVGGLATYTNEIENYPGFPDGATGLGLMELFHKQAKKFGVEFKLTDVKSVSLEGDIKQVETFRTIYQAKVVIVGSGGKPRLTGAKNEDLYLYDKGISFCATCDAAANTGKTVMVIGSGDAAIEEGIFLTKFADKVMVSVMHENGKMDCNEIAKAQALANPKMEFIWNTVVDSFEGDERLNTVVLKNVKTEERVPVHVDSCFLFIGYLPNTEIFRDILDMNRGGYLITNERMETNIPGVFAVGDVRDKYLKQVATAVGDGAVAGYGAEKYVSESEIFEKQIMNEGKSSLAFIYNAIDPHARELLPVFKEFEQDHSDIRVSCIDVYKSDGIAKRLDVESTPCFVWIKDGQIMEKYYGEITPERISSICK